A segment of the Desulfitobacterium dehalogenans ATCC 51507 genome:
TTTTCATTTGACGGAAGTAATAATTGGATGCACCGAAGATCGTCTCGGTGGTATTATGTCCCCAGAGGATAACCAGTTTAGTGTCTTTCAAGCTGTCGAGACTGCTGGCGGTACTGGCAACCCCATAGACGTAGGGAGTAGCGGCCGCAGTATTGCCCATGCTGACGGAGTTATACCAGGGAAGATAGCCCCCGGTAGCATTTAAGAAACGGTTACCCAAGGACATGCGGGAAATCACACCGCCGGTGTCTCCGGTGCCAAGGTTGCAGTATCTTGATTCAGGCCCATATTGGTTAAAGATGCGTTGAGTTTCTTTGGCAATGGTATCAATGGCTTCTTCCCAGGAAATCCGTTCAAATTTTCCTTCTCCGCGCTTGCCCACCCGCTTCATAGGGTATTTCAAGCGGTCGGGATGATACTGATGTTTGCGGTAGCTGCGTCCCCGCAGGCAGGCTTTCATATTAGCACCGGGTTCATCGTCTTCATAAGCGCCGCGAGGGCTGATTCTCGTGATTACGCCATCTTTCACATGGGCTTTGATTAAACAGCGGCCCCCGCAGTCCTGGGTGCTGGCGGTAGGAATGATTTGCTCCCCTGCAGGAGCTCCTTCACTGCCGGTCAAGGAACTGTTCAGACTACAAGCGGTTAATGACATAACTCCTGTTCCCATGACCCCCAGGGAAGCGGACCACTTTAAGAAGCTTCTTCTTGATAAGTTCATCACTAGCTGACCTCCTCTAGATGTTCAAACATCTCTAATTCCATGTCTAAAAACTCTTTTAATAACTGCCCGCCGCCCCGGTATAAAGGGCAGTCGGTTGAATCCTTCATCAATTGAAGGAATTCATCTTTCCAGGTTGCAAGATGTTTCCGGAGAAAGACTTTTTGCTCCCCGAGCAACTCTCTTTGTTGGCCTTCATCCTCACTCGCCAGATAGTGGCCGATCAGATACATCATAAACTCCAATTCCACTGCCAAGTGATCTTCAGGCTGTCGATTCTTATGAATCGATTCAAGGTGATACTTGCGGTAGCACTCTCTCACTTCCATAGTGCGTTCGCCGAACATCAAATGTTCCGGGTCGAAATAGACGGACTCCCAGATCGGTACAAGTATAGGTCCCGGACCCACAAAAAGCCTTTGATACTCGGACAGCATGGCTTTGCCAAGGGTTTCGGAATCGGTATCTTTGTTGGCATCTAAGAAATCGATAAGACTCTGTGCTCCGGAACTGATTTGAGCAAGCTCCCTCAAACCGGATTGCTCCTGCAATGCCTTCAGTCCTTCAGTGCTTAAGGGTTGCTCAAACAAGAGTCTTAGTAATTGATACACATAGAGTCGCCCTTCGTGTACCCCCATGCCTCTGCCTCCTTTCCTTGTGATACAAACATCTTCAATTTAACCGTTAAATATTAAAGGAATGTAACAAAACATTACCCAAATATTACGGAGATATTAATTTGTGAAATTTTGTTTTAAACAAGAGAGTATTTACTAAACTAAATTATACAATAATCAATGGATGAGCTTGATTGGTAATATTTTAAAGTACATTTTCCCATTTTTCCATAAAAGCCCCTACTTATCCACAAAAATATCCACAAAGCTGTGGATAAAGGGGATAACTTTGTTAATAAACTGCTAATGGCCCTTAAATTCTTAAATAATTTGATAAACCCTATTGATTATCTCACGAGTAAGGCTATACTAACTTTTGTAGTGGAATGTATATGAGGTTGGAATGTGAAAAGAGTAGTTAAGATTTAAAAAGAAATATTAGTCTAAGATGCTCTAAAAAGAAGGCTAGGAGATTATTATGAAGCTTAATGAATTAGGAACAGGCCAAAGTGCGTCTATTGTCTCCGTAGGCGGGAAGGGTGCCCTGCGTCAGCATTTTCTCGATATGGGCGTCATCCCCGGTGCCATCGTGACGATGGTTAAGCTGGCACCCTTGGGAGACCCTATGGAAGTGCGCATACACGGCTATGAATTGACACTGCGCCTGGCCGATGCAGAAGAAATTGAAATCCTAGCGGTTGATGAGGTGGAAAAGTTATCGGAAAGAACTAAGAAGAGGGAACAGGTCAAGCATCCAGGCCTTGGGGAGACCGGAATATTTCACACGAAGGCGGATGGCAACCCCCTGCCGGACAGCGAGCTCCTTACCTTTGCTCTGGCG
Coding sequences within it:
- a CDS encoding TorD/DmsD family molecular chaperone, giving the protein MGVHEGRLYVYQLLRLLFEQPLSTEGLKALQEQSGLRELAQISSGAQSLIDFLDANKDTDSETLGKAMLSEYQRLFVGPGPILVPIWESVYFDPEHLMFGERTMEVRECYRKYHLESIHKNRQPEDHLAVELEFMMYLIGHYLASEDEGQQRELLGEQKVFLRKHLATWKDEFLQLMKDSTDCPLYRGGGQLLKEFLDMELEMFEHLEEVS